The Streptomyces lienomycini sequence GCACCGCTCGGCAGCTGGGGCGGACCACCCATGGGGCCACCCATCTGCTGCTGCGGCGGGCCCGATATGCCGGCGGGCACCGGAGCGCCGGGACCTCGCATGCCCTGCTGCGGCATCCCGCCCTGCTGTGGCATCCCGCCCTGCTGCGGGTGCCCCTGCTGGTGCGGCGGCTGTCCCTGCTGGTGCGGTGGCTGCTGATCCTGCGGCGGTTCCGGAGGCTTGCGCATGTTCTGCTGGTTCTGCGCGGCCGCGCGCGTCGCCGCGGCCAGCTTGGCGCGCAGGTCCTCGTTCTCGCGGAGCAGTCGGGTCAGTTCGGCTTCGACCTCGTCGAGGAAGGCATCGACCTCGTCCTCGTCATAGCCTTCTCGGAGGCGGACGGTCGTGAACTGCTTGTTCCGCACGTCCTCGGGGGTCAACGGCATCTCTTCACCTCAACGTTGTCGTCGGCATTCGGCAAGCCCGTATCTCTCTCATCGATCACAGCCGGCTCACGATCGAGATCAGGATGTAGACGATGATCATCAGTACGAAGAAGGACAGGTCGAGCGCCACGCCCCCGAGACGCAGCGGCGGGATGAACCGCCGCAGAAGCTTCAACGGTGGATCGGTGACAGTGTAGGTGGCCTCAAGAACGACCACCATCGCCTTGCCGGGTTGCCACGAGCGGGCGAACTGGAAGACGTAGTCCATGACCAACCGGAAGATGAGCACGATGAGGAAGCACATCAGCGCGATGTAGACGACATCCAGGACCACGCTCATGACCTGTGCTTCCCTCTCCCCTGAACCATCTCTCGGACCCTGACTCGGGCCCGGGTTCTTGCTCTGTACCGGTTGTGCGTCTCAGCTCTGGTTGAAGAACCCGCCCTCTGCGATGCGGGCCTTGTCCTCCGCCGTGACATCGACGTTAGCAGGAGACAGCAGGAACACCTTCTGCGTCACCCGCTCGATACTGCCGTGAAGACCAAACACCAAACCGGCCGCAAAGTCGACAAGTCGCTTCGCATCTGTGTCATCCATCTCAGTGAGATTCATGATCACCGGCGTGCCCTCACGGAAGTGTTCCCCGATGGTACGGGCCTCGTTGTAGGTCCGGGGGTGAAGTGTGGTGATCCGGTAGGGCTCTCGTTCGGACACGACCTTGGGCATGATGACCGGTGCGCTCTTTTCCAGGCTTGCGCGTTCTTGTGTGATGGACGCCACGGGCGCGATACGCGCCGGGCGACCCGATTCCGCCCCCAGCGAAGCGGAACGGGGCACCGGCTCGCGCTGCGCGGGCGGTTGTACGACTCGTACCTCTTCGTCCCTTTGGGGCTGATGCGAGCCGTGCGGCTGGTGCACCGGCTCGTGGCGCCGGTGGTCCCGCTCGGGCTCGGGGTCGAGTTCGGGTTCGAAGTCGTCGTCGGGGTCGAACCCCCGGCCGTCGTACCCATCGTCCTCCACGAGGCCGAGGTAGACCGCCATCTTGCGCATCGCGCCGGCCATGCTCTGAGTCCTCCGCTCTGTGGTGGATCTGCTGACGACTCCAAGTGCCTGCGATCCACGAGGTCGTTGCGTCCGCCTTTCGGCGGTAATGACCATATTTTCTGCTGTGGTCCGACTTCTTGGCGACGTTACCCGAGCACGGGACGGACTCCGAGTACCGCAGTGCCGACGCGTACATGTGTCGCTCCGGCGGCCACGGCCTGTTCGAGGTCCGCACTCATCCCCGCGGAGACCATGTTCGCAGCCGGATGGGTCCGGCGCACGCGGGTCGACCATTCCATGAGGTGCTCGAACGCCGCCCGTTGGTGTCCCGCGTACTCGCCGGTGAGCGGCGCGACGGTCATCAGGCCGTCGAACCGCAGCCCGTCCGATCCGGCGACCAGGTCGGCCAACTCTTCGATTCCGGCGGGTGCGACACCGCCCCGCTCCCCCCGTCCGCCCTCTCCCGCGTCGAGCGCGACCTGGAGGAGGCAGCCCACCTCGCGGCCGGCCCGTACGGCCTCCCTGGACAGGGCGGTGACGAGTCTGGCCCGGTCGACGGACTGCACGACATCCGCGTAACCCACCACGGATCGCACTTTGTTGGTCTGCAACTGGCCGACGAAATGCCACGAAAGCGGCAGATCCGAGCATGCCGCGGCTTTGGGGGCCGCGTCCTGGTCGCGGTTCTCCGCGACGTGGCGGACCCCGAGTTCCGAGAGAATGCGCACATCGTCCGCGGGGTAGGTCTTGGTGACCACGATGAGGGTCACCTCCTCCCGGGGGCGGCCCGCCGCCGCGCAGGCGGCGGTGATGCGCTCTTCCACTGTCGCCAGGTTCGCGGCGAGTTCCTGCTTACGGTCCGTCATGCCCCATCAGTCCAGCCAGACATAGCCCGCGAGCCGCCCGGTGGTGCGGTCGCGTCGGTACGAGAAGTGGTCCGCCGACTCCCGGGTGCACACCGGCGACTGCGCCCGGTCGCGCACCCCGAGGCGCTCGAGTTGCG is a genomic window containing:
- a CDS encoding YggT family protein; its protein translation is MSVVLDVVYIALMCFLIVLIFRLVMDYVFQFARSWQPGKAMVVVLEATYTVTDPPLKLLRRFIPPLRLGGVALDLSFFVLMIIVYILISIVSRL
- the sepF gene encoding cell division protein SepF, with the protein product MAGAMRKMAVYLGLVEDDGYDGRGFDPDDDFEPELDPEPERDHRRHEPVHQPHGSHQPQRDEEVRVVQPPAQREPVPRSASLGAESGRPARIAPVASITQERASLEKSAPVIMPKVVSEREPYRITTLHPRTYNEARTIGEHFREGTPVIMNLTEMDDTDAKRLVDFAAGLVFGLHGSIERVTQKVFLLSPANVDVTAEDKARIAEGGFFNQS
- a CDS encoding YggS family pyridoxal phosphate-dependent enzyme encodes the protein MTDRKQELAANLATVEERITAACAAAGRPREEVTLIVVTKTYPADDVRILSELGVRHVAENRDQDAAPKAAACSDLPLSWHFVGQLQTNKVRSVVGYADVVQSVDRARLVTALSREAVRAGREVGCLLQVALDAGEGGRGERGGVAPAGIEELADLVAGSDGLRFDGLMTVAPLTGEYAGHQRAAFEHLMEWSTRVRRTHPAANMVSAGMSADLEQAVAAGATHVRVGTAVLGVRPVLG